A stretch of the Aminipila terrae genome encodes the following:
- the hisIE gene encoding bifunctional phosphoribosyl-AMP cyclohydrolase/phosphoribosyl-ATP diphosphatase HisIE encodes MINADELKFDEKGLIPAVVIDAETKEILTLAYMNKTSLEISMEKGLTCFWSRSRKALWLKGETSGNFQHILKIETDCDRDALAVYVKKDGPACHLGTDSCFNNTIYINETERMPFSLESLISLIENRKSQKKEGSYTTYLFEKGIDKILKKVGEESTEVIIAAKAGDKKETIYEIADLTYHVMVLMIELGISLDEIYKELASRHIIDYKIKQEKMIK; translated from the coding sequence ATGATTAACGCAGACGAACTTAAATTTGACGAAAAGGGTTTAATCCCTGCTGTCGTCATTGATGCAGAGACAAAAGAAATATTAACCTTAGCTTATATGAATAAAACTAGTTTGGAAATATCTATGGAAAAGGGTTTGACTTGTTTCTGGAGCCGATCCAGAAAAGCACTATGGCTTAAAGGTGAAACTTCAGGAAATTTCCAACACATTTTAAAAATAGAAACAGACTGTGACAGAGATGCTCTGGCCGTATATGTAAAAAAAGACGGTCCTGCCTGTCATTTAGGAACCGATTCATGTTTTAATAACACCATTTATATAAATGAAACTGAAAGAATGCCTTTTAGCCTTGAAAGCCTTATTTCACTTATTGAAAACAGAAAATCACAAAAAAAAGAAGGATCATATACTACCTACCTTTTTGAAAAAGGTATTGATAAAATATTGAAAAAGGTTGGTGAAGAATCTACTGAAGTCATTATTGCAGCAAAGGCTGGTGACAAAAAAGAAACCATTTATGAAATAGCAGATCTCACCTATCACGTAATGGTTCTCATGATTGAACTAGGTATCAGTCTGGATGAGATTTACAAAGAACTGGCCTCCCGTCACATTATTGATTATAAGATAAAACAGGAGAAAATGATAAAATGA
- the hisF gene encoding imidazole glycerol phosphate synthase subunit HisF, producing MITKRIIPCLDVKNGRVVKGINFSGLTDVSSPVELAKYYSDNGADELVFYDITASSENRKLFTDILRQVAKCIFIPLTVGGGIDSIADFDRVLKCGADKVSVNSGAIKNPGLIGEAALKYGNQCVVLSVDIKRVNGKLTVFSKGGRENTGMDAIQWIKNCVSQGVGEVVVNSIDTDGVKKGFDLEMLEAVCNAVNVPVIASGGAGSTNDFTRLFKCLPQVDAGLAASIFHFGEVKIKDLKSELQKNGIIVR from the coding sequence ATGATAACAAAACGAATAATTCCCTGCCTTGATGTAAAAAATGGCCGTGTGGTAAAGGGAATTAATTTTTCAGGACTCACAGATGTTTCTTCACCTGTAGAACTTGCAAAATACTATTCAGATAATGGAGCTGATGAACTGGTATTTTACGATATCACGGCTTCTTCCGAAAACCGAAAACTTTTTACGGACATCTTACGCCAGGTTGCCAAGTGCATTTTTATACCACTGACAGTAGGTGGTGGTATTGACAGTATAGCTGACTTCGACCGAGTCTTAAAATGCGGTGCTGATAAAGTAAGTGTTAATTCCGGGGCCATTAAAAATCCAGGCCTTATTGGTGAAGCAGCACTTAAATACGGTAATCAATGTGTAGTTCTTTCTGTCGACATAAAGCGTGTAAATGGCAAACTGACAGTATTTTCAAAGGGAGGACGTGAGAACACCGGAATGGACGCCATTCAATGGATAAAAAATTGTGTTTCTCAAGGAGTAGGCGAAGTGGTTGTAAACAGCATTGACACGGATGGAGTAAAAAAGGGTTTTGATTTGGAAATGCTGGAAGCAGTCTGTAATGCTGTTAACGTTCCGGTCATTGCCTCGGGAGGAGCTGGATCCACAAATGATTTTACCAGACTTTTTAAATGTCTTCCTCAGGTAGATGCCGGACTTGCCGCCTCTATATTCCATTTTGGTGAGGTTAAAATCAAAGACTTAAAATCAGAACTTCAAAAAAACGGAATTATCGTTCGATAA
- the hisA gene encoding 1-(5-phosphoribosyl)-5-[(5-phosphoribosylamino)methylideneamino]imidazole-4-carboxamide isomerase codes for MNIYPAIDLYEGAAVRLFKGDYNQMTVYDKDPLHTARYFESQGSSFLHLVDLEGAKNGITSNLSVIKRIVENVNLFTQLGGGIRDMQTIEKYLSIGVNRVIIGTAAITDKKFLKEAIKNYKEQIAVGVDIKDDRVAINGWTELSNCSCHEFCQEMQDMGVKTIICTDISKDGAMKGTNLELYRRLSQDYSIQIIASGGISTMEDIKSLSQMKLHGAILGKALYTGAIDLSAAIEASKI; via the coding sequence ATGAATATATATCCTGCTATAGATTTATACGAAGGTGCTGCAGTACGTTTATTTAAAGGGGATTATAACCAGATGACCGTATACGACAAAGATCCCTTGCACACTGCCCGATATTTTGAATCTCAGGGCAGTTCTTTCCTGCATCTTGTTGATCTGGAGGGGGCAAAAAACGGGATAACTTCAAATCTATCCGTTATCAAAAGAATTGTTGAAAATGTAAACCTGTTTACCCAGCTGGGGGGCGGCATCCGGGACATGCAAACTATAGAAAAATACCTTTCTATAGGGGTTAACCGGGTTATTATAGGTACTGCTGCCATTACAGATAAAAAGTTTCTTAAAGAAGCTATAAAAAATTATAAAGAGCAGATTGCTGTTGGCGTAGATATAAAAGATGACAGAGTGGCCATAAATGGCTGGACTGAACTTTCCAATTGCAGCTGCCATGAATTTTGTCAGGAAATGCAGGACATGGGAGTCAAAACAATTATTTGTACAGATATTTCAAAAGACGGGGCTATGAAGGGAACCAATCTGGAGCTTTACCGAAGACTTTCCCAGGACTACTCCATTCAGATCATTGCTTCGGGGGGGATTTCCACAATGGAAGATATTAAATCACTTTCTCAGATGAAACTTCACGGAGCCATACTGGGGAAAGCGCTATACACAGGTGCCATTGATTTATCTGCTGCTATTGAAGCATCAAAAATATGA